One segment of Leptospiraceae bacterium DNA contains the following:
- the rpsB gene encoding 30S ribosomal protein S2, with protein sequence MSVISMKNLLEAGVHFGHQTRKWNPKMAPYVFTARNGIHIIDLQKTVQKAKEAYDALKRLTSQKKTVLFVGTKKQARGAIEREAKRCNMFYVSNRWLGGLLTNWNTVKKSIARLKKLEQMLENNTFEQEAKTKKEHLGLKRELEKLKKTLGGIKDMTTIPDILFVIDPKKEEIAVKEAKTLGLTVFAVIDTNCDPELIDYAIPGNDDAIRAISLFLETMSNAVIEGTGGEIPESARFTDDIDGDMGMDYRGEYDEKGRFIMDDDATFQKEFKEVVATEVVVTPEIHAMKEDKEG encoded by the coding sequence ATGTCAGTAATTTCAATGAAAAATCTGCTAGAAGCAGGTGTTCACTTCGGTCACCAGACTCGCAAATGGAATCCAAAAATGGCTCCATACGTTTTCACTGCGAGAAATGGAATTCACATCATCGACTTGCAAAAGACAGTTCAGAAAGCTAAAGAGGCGTACGACGCTTTAAAAAGACTAACTTCTCAAAAGAAAACTGTTCTATTTGTGGGAACCAAAAAACAAGCTCGCGGCGCAATCGAAAGAGAAGCAAAACGTTGTAATATGTTTTATGTTTCCAATCGTTGGCTCGGTGGTTTATTAACCAACTGGAATACCGTTAAAAAAAGTATCGCTCGTTTGAAAAAACTAGAGCAAATGTTAGAGAACAATACATTCGAACAAGAAGCAAAAACTAAAAAAGAACATTTAGGTCTTAAGAGAGAACTCGAGAAATTAAAGAAAACTCTCGGTGGAATCAAAGACATGACCACTATTCCGGATATTCTTTTTGTAATTGATCCAAAGAAAGAAGAAATCGCGGTAAAAGAAGCAAAAACTCTCGGCTTAACAGTGTTTGCCGTTATTGATACTAACTGTGATCCAGAATTAATCGACTATGCAATTCCAGGCAACGATGATGCGATACGCGCTATATCTTTATTCTTAGAGACCATGTCTAATGCTGTGATCGAAGGAACCGGCGGAGAAATCCCTGAATCTGCAAGATTTACAGATGATATCGATGGAGATATGGGAATGGATTACCGTGGGGAATACGATGAAAAAGGTCGATTCATCATGGACGATGACGCAACATTCCAAAAAGAATTTAAAGAAGTAGTTGCAACTGAAGTAGTAGTTACACCAGAAATTCATGCAATGAAAGAAGATAAGGAAGGTTAA
- the uppS gene encoding di-trans,poly-cis-decaprenylcistransferase: protein MDGNGRWATTKGLARKDGHREGTLAIDRLMDTAIELNIKNISLYAFSTENWKRPISEVRSIFSLLEEFIDSRLESIHKKNIKILHSGSRKMIPSASLKRIDRGVKTTAKNTGIVINFCLNYGSQDEILNAFHKIIQNRIKKNKNLEKEVKQSEMEEALYTYPLPPVDMLIRTAGEKRVSNFLLWQIAYAEIYFTDILWPDFDKAALKEALNWYTGRTRKFGGLEK, encoded by the coding sequence ATGGATGGAAATGGAAGGTGGGCAACAACAAAAGGATTAGCTCGAAAAGATGGTCATCGTGAGGGAACACTTGCGATCGACCGTTTGATGGACACAGCAATTGAACTAAACATAAAAAATATTTCTCTTTATGCTTTTTCGACAGAAAACTGGAAACGTCCAATTTCGGAAGTAAGGAGTATTTTTAGTCTTTTAGAGGAATTCATAGATAGTCGTTTAGAATCTATTCATAAAAAAAATATAAAAATTCTACATTCAGGTTCACGCAAAATGATTCCTTCTGCTTCCTTAAAAAGGATAGATCGAGGTGTTAAAACAACTGCTAAAAATACAGGAATTGTAATCAATTTTTGTTTAAATTATGGTTCACAAGATGAAATTTTGAATGCATTCCATAAAATCATCCAAAACCGTATCAAAAAAAATAAAAACCTAGAGAAAGAGGTTAAACAGTCGGAAATGGAAGAGGCACTTTATACTTACCCATTACCGCCGGTTGATATGTTAATTCGTACAGCAGGAGAAAAAAGAGTTTCCAATTTTTTGCTATGGCAGATAGCATATGCAGAAATCTATTTTACCGATATTCTTTGGCCTGATTTTGATAAAGCAGCTTTGAAGGAAGCCTTAAATTGGTATACTGGAAGAACTAGAAAATTTGGAGGATTAGAAAAATGA
- a CDS encoding phosphatidate cytidylyltransferase, with amino-acid sequence MKETMMRILSAVILLPIFIFSFQYSAFLYYIPLLLLGLIVIYLGLTEFYKLSDRGEEGRPFRTTGILLGFLIFFIYYFNLLFRQNQLELPFWLENTARFFKADYEMVVMAVFLVTFFSYVWQIIYRPLDGAIFSVSTTVLGVLYLAIPLGHFLKLLSLPFGLYYIYIVCGLTMITDAGAYFGGRLFGRHPAGLKISPKKTIEGYVTGSITAVIYCLIINAIWIHALDKTPAFGTIETIIFGFVFSVISVAGDLSESAMKRDARTKDSAGTIPGHGGILDLSDALLFTIPCAYIYLVIKEMAGFSI; translated from the coding sequence ATGAAAGAGACCATGATGCGAATACTATCGGCGGTAATTTTACTTCCTATTTTTATTTTCTCATTTCAATACAGTGCGTTTTTATATTATATTCCCTTACTATTATTGGGGCTAATCGTAATTTACCTTGGACTTACTGAGTTCTATAAACTGTCGGACAGAGGCGAGGAAGGAAGACCTTTTCGTACTACGGGTATATTACTTGGGTTCTTGATTTTTTTCATTTACTATTTTAACTTACTCTTTCGTCAGAATCAATTAGAGTTACCATTTTGGCTTGAAAACACAGCTCGTTTTTTTAAAGCCGACTATGAAATGGTTGTAATGGCTGTATTTTTAGTTACATTTTTTTCCTATGTTTGGCAAATAATTTATCGTCCTCTTGATGGTGCTATTTTTTCAGTAAGTACGACAGTACTTGGAGTTCTGTATCTTGCAATTCCTCTCGGGCATTTTTTAAAGTTACTTTCCCTTCCTTTTGGTTTATATTATATCTACATCGTTTGTGGGCTAACTATGATTACAGACGCAGGGGCCTATTTTGGTGGTAGATTGTTTGGTCGCCATCCTGCTGGATTAAAAATTTCCCCTAAAAAAACGATAGAGGGATATGTGACAGGAAGTATTACAGCTGTTATCTATTGTTTAATTATAAATGCAATATGGATTCATGCTTTAGATAAAACTCCCGCATTTGGTACGATTGAGACTATTATCTTTGGGTTTGTATTTTCCGTTATAAGTGTTGCCGGTGATCTTTCTGAATCAGCTATGAAACGAGATGCTCGTACAAAAGATTCGGCTGGCACTATTCCCGGTCATGGGGGAATACTCGACTTATCCGATGCCCTTTTATTTACAATCCCATGTGCTTATATCTATTTAGTAATAAAAGAAATGGCTGGATTTAGTATTTAA
- the tsf gene encoding translation elongation factor Ts: protein MAEVLVSSDLIKELREATGAGLLDCKKALTENGADMQKAINYLREKGMAKAAKRVDKETKEGRVVSYIHSNGKIGVLLELNCETDFVAKNEAFEELGRELCLQIAASSPGYLNVADVPTDVIENETKILKAQLLEQGKKAEQIDKIIPGKLTSFYSEVCLMEQQHIKDNKKTIKELIQESIAKFGENITIGRFTRYQIGG from the coding sequence TTGGCTGAAGTATTAGTATCATCTGATTTAATTAAAGAGCTCCGTGAGGCAACCGGAGCAGGATTACTCGATTGTAAAAAAGCGCTCACTGAAAATGGCGCTGATATGCAAAAAGCTATTAACTATCTCCGTGAAAAGGGAATGGCAAAAGCGGCAAAACGAGTAGATAAAGAAACCAAAGAAGGTAGAGTAGTCTCTTACATTCATAGCAATGGAAAAATCGGCGTTCTACTTGAACTTAATTGTGAAACCGACTTCGTTGCAAAAAATGAAGCATTTGAAGAATTAGGAAGAGAACTTTGTTTGCAAATAGCGGCATCTAGCCCTGGTTATTTAAATGTTGCTGATGTTCCGACTGACGTTATTGAAAACGAAACCAAAATATTAAAAGCACAATTGCTTGAACAAGGTAAAAAGGCTGAACAAATCGATAAAATCATTCCTGGAAAACTTACAAGTTTTTATTCTGAAGTTTGTTTGATGGAACAACAACACATCAAAGACAACAAAAAAACAATTAAGGAATTAATCCAAGAATCTATTGCTAAGTTCGGTGAAAATATCACTATTGGGAGATTTACTCGTTACCAAATCGGAGGATAA
- a CDS encoding PilZ domain-containing protein, protein MNTDFSDRRTSVRMPTEIQGRIEEESCYISNLSDGGAMLLSAFKGQVGQEVTIRFTFNQEFFEKKGVIRATNSVAVARTANYKNSFMYALSVAFTEVVTDKDFFSLDG, encoded by the coding sequence ATGAATACAGATTTTTCCGATAGAAGAACAAGTGTTAGGATGCCTACAGAAATCCAAGGCAGAATTGAAGAAGAAAGTTGCTATATTAGTAATTTAAGTGACGGAGGAGCTATGCTTCTTAGTGCTTTTAAAGGTCAGGTAGGGCAAGAAGTTACAATTCGTTTTACTTTTAATCAAGAGTTTTTCGAAAAAAAAGGCGTAATTAGGGCAACGAACTCAGTAGCAGTAGCAAGGACTGCAAATTATAAAAATTCATTTATGTATGCTCTGAGTGTCGCATTTACGGAAGTAGTCACCGATAAGGATTTTTTTTCTTTGGATGGGTGA
- the frr gene encoding ribosome recycling factor codes for MTDYVGLAKVKMDKTIDALKKDFLQIRTGRANPAMVEDIKVEYYGALTPLNQMGSITTPEPRLIMITPYDKTVIKNIEKAILTSGMGFSPNNDGVVVRIPLPELTGERRKELVKVLKQKSEEKKVAIRNIRRDINDDIKKDTADASQDQVKSLTDQTQKLTDSYISKIQELTDAKEKEILTV; via the coding sequence ATGACTGATTATGTAGGACTAGCAAAAGTTAAGATGGATAAAACCATCGATGCATTAAAAAAAGATTTTTTACAAATTCGCACAGGACGAGCAAATCCTGCCATGGTAGAAGATATAAAAGTGGAATACTATGGGGCTTTAACTCCACTCAATCAAATGGGATCTATTACAACACCGGAACCAAGGTTAATCATGATTACTCCCTATGACAAAACAGTAATTAAAAATATTGAAAAAGCAATTTTAACTTCAGGAATGGGATTTTCTCCTAATAATGATGGAGTAGTAGTTCGTATTCCACTACCTGAACTCACTGGAGAAAGACGAAAAGAACTTGTAAAAGTCTTAAAACAAAAAAGCGAAGAAAAAAAAGTAGCTATTCGAAATATTCGTCGAGATATCAATGATGATATTAAAAAGGATACTGCGGATGCTTCACAAGATCAAGTCAAAAGTCTTACAGACCAAACACAAAAATTAACTGACTCCTATATTTCAAAAATCCAAGAATTGACTGATGCTAAAGAAAAAGAAATCTTAACAGTTTAA
- a CDS encoding UMP kinase: MNSKEPKAHNPYKRILIKLSGEALAGEGEYGIDGNKTSALAKEIFDIHKQNIEVAIVVGGGNIFRGIRGVEKGIERSTADYMGMMATIMNALALQDACEKIGLFTRVLSAIEVNSIAEPYIRRRAVRHLEKKRVVIFAGGTGNPYFTTDTTASLRAVEVGCEVILKATKVDGVYTSDPKKDKTAKRYSNISFSESISNRLKVMDQTALSLCMENDMPIIVFDIFKAGNLRDLISGKIVGTLISNSEEVKFAND; the protein is encoded by the coding sequence TTGAATTCTAAAGAACCTAAAGCACACAATCCATATAAGCGAATCCTGATTAAATTATCAGGAGAAGCCCTTGCAGGCGAAGGTGAGTATGGAATTGATGGAAATAAAACAAGTGCCTTGGCAAAAGAAATTTTTGATATTCATAAACAGAATATCGAAGTAGCGATTGTTGTAGGCGGGGGAAATATTTTCCGTGGTATCCGAGGTGTAGAGAAAGGAATAGAAAGATCCACTGCCGATTATATGGGTATGATGGCTACTATTATGAATGCCTTAGCTCTGCAAGATGCCTGTGAAAAAATAGGATTATTTACTAGAGTTCTTTCTGCGATTGAAGTAAATTCGATCGCAGAACCTTACATTCGAAGACGAGCCGTTCGCCACTTAGAAAAAAAACGTGTAGTTATATTTGCTGGCGGAACGGGTAACCCATATTTCACGACAGACACAACCGCAAGCCTACGTGCAGTAGAAGTGGGCTGCGAAGTAATTCTAAAAGCAACAAAAGTGGATGGAGTTTATACATCCGATCCCAAAAAAGATAAAACGGCGAAGAGATATAGTAATATTTCTTTTTCCGAATCCATTAGCAATCGTTTGAAGGTTATGGATCAAACAGCTCTTAGCCTCTGTATGGAAAACGATATGCCAATTATAGTATTTGATATATTTAAGGCTGGCAATTTACGAGATTTAATTTCTGGTAAAATTGTTGGTACATTAATCTCAAACTCAGAAGAGGTAAAATTCGCAAATGACTGA
- a CDS encoding DNA polymerase produces MINTTEGFLFDIYNVEEQVYVWILDNDNKPQLYLDSFYPEIYLDGPPIIIERVVRRIQFYNALKERPIWVNKKNFYSNKEVKVLKLVLSKPSVMRKILHKLYAYYGQMDIYHTDIEIPTGYSYAHKIFPLARVKIKYESTQNMNRIHLIQTNDDLNECEYEIPKLKILKFKLKKNHRLGLNQNNPLIIENDKVKYELNFSHPKESLLWLNEILEKQDPDIILSEFGDQIIFPILFQLAQNYRIQLKLDRDISTLHTRQIIRKGTSFNTYGAMIYRAPAYPFFGRWHIDRANSFVFKEAELRGIIELSRISRLPMQRMARASTGNALTAIETDVALQNNYLVPWQKSKVEENKTFYELLRIDKGGLIFQPDTTSGIVFENMAQLDFSQMYPSIMVLHNLSPETVLCQCCKEEDNTKKVPEANYHICNKRKGVVSQALEKILFRRKYYKKILKEFPDKDSDKYKFAEAKQNSLKWMLVTSFGYLGYRNAKFGRIESHESVTAFGREILLNAKDKAEDEGYFLSHAITDCIFIQKKDSSQFTKSELQKLCDTITKETKISMEIEGIYKWLVYPPSKIDPLLPVSNRYFGKFQSGEIKMRGLAARRKDMPKFIKEMQLSLLEIMRQADSISELKALHTEMQEMYLIYKNKLESNKVTWEELLIRKTVGQAIDEYSVENASFLSLLQLQKYRMNVEPGEKVRYIVIKEKHPDKSKRYLVEEMAKLTLSSKYCYYDIEYYARLMWDAFQEIWENFAPEGYFRFTPGKQLYFDFIFPSNVSRKDDF; encoded by the coding sequence ATGATAAATACTACAGAAGGTTTTCTTTTTGATATTTATAATGTGGAAGAACAAGTCTATGTTTGGATATTGGATAATGATAATAAACCACAACTCTATTTAGACAGTTTTTATCCCGAAATATACCTAGATGGTCCTCCTATTATTATAGAAAGGGTAGTTCGTAGAATTCAATTTTACAATGCCCTTAAAGAAAGACCAATTTGGGTAAATAAAAAAAATTTTTATAGCAATAAAGAAGTAAAAGTTTTGAAATTAGTTTTATCAAAACCTTCTGTGATGAGGAAAATTTTACATAAATTGTACGCGTATTATGGTCAAATGGATATTTACCACACTGACATTGAGATTCCTACTGGATATTCTTATGCCCATAAAATTTTCCCACTTGCTCGTGTAAAAATTAAATATGAATCAACTCAAAATATGAATCGAATTCATTTAATTCAGACCAATGATGATCTAAATGAATGTGAATACGAAATTCCAAAACTTAAAATATTAAAATTCAAATTAAAGAAAAATCATAGACTAGGACTAAATCAGAATAATCCTCTAATTATTGAAAATGATAAAGTAAAATATGAATTGAATTTTAGTCATCCAAAAGAATCACTCCTTTGGCTAAATGAAATTTTAGAAAAACAAGATCCTGATATTATACTCTCAGAATTTGGCGATCAAATTATTTTTCCAATTCTTTTTCAGTTAGCACAAAATTATAGAATTCAACTAAAATTAGATCGAGATATTTCTACATTACATACCAGACAAATTATTCGAAAGGGGACTAGTTTTAATACATACGGAGCTATGATTTATCGAGCCCCCGCGTATCCATTTTTTGGCAGATGGCATATTGACCGAGCAAATAGTTTTGTATTTAAAGAGGCAGAACTTAGAGGTATAATAGAGTTGTCTCGCATTAGTAGACTTCCGATGCAGAGAATGGCACGTGCTTCTACTGGAAATGCGTTAACTGCTATCGAAACAGATGTAGCACTACAAAATAATTATTTAGTTCCTTGGCAAAAATCTAAAGTAGAGGAGAATAAAACTTTTTACGAGTTACTTCGAATTGATAAAGGAGGTCTCATATTTCAGCCAGACACTACCTCTGGAATTGTATTTGAAAATATGGCTCAGTTGGATTTTTCTCAGATGTATCCGAGTATTATGGTTTTACACAATTTATCTCCTGAAACTGTACTCTGTCAATGTTGTAAAGAGGAGGATAATACTAAAAAAGTTCCAGAAGCAAATTATCATATTTGTAACAAACGCAAAGGAGTCGTATCTCAGGCTTTAGAAAAAATTCTTTTTAGAAGAAAGTATTATAAGAAAATACTTAAAGAATTTCCTGATAAAGATTCAGACAAATACAAATTTGCCGAAGCCAAACAGAATAGTTTGAAGTGGATGCTTGTTACGTCTTTTGGGTATTTGGGATATCGGAATGCAAAATTTGGTAGAATTGAAAGTCACGAATCGGTCACTGCGTTTGGGCGAGAAATTTTACTTAACGCAAAAGATAAAGCTGAGGATGAGGGGTATTTTCTTTCGCATGCAATCACAGATTGTATTTTTATTCAAAAAAAAGACTCTTCTCAATTTACAAAAAGCGAATTACAGAAATTATGCGATACAATTACGAAAGAAACCAAAATTTCAATGGAGATAGAGGGAATTTATAAATGGTTGGTTTATCCTCCTTCCAAAATAGACCCACTTCTACCGGTATCAAATCGATATTTTGGTAAATTTCAAAGTGGCGAAATAAAAATGCGTGGACTCGCGGCCCGTCGAAAAGACATGCCTAAGTTTATAAAAGAAATGCAATTAAGTTTACTAGAAATTATGCGTCAGGCAGATTCTATAAGTGAACTCAAGGCATTACATACAGAAATGCAGGAAATGTATTTAATATACAAAAATAAATTAGAATCAAATAAAGTAACTTGGGAGGAATTATTGATTCGCAAAACAGTAGGACAGGCTATTGATGAGTATTCTGTTGAGAACGCAAGTTTTCTTTCTTTATTGCAATTACAAAAATACAGAATGAATGTAGAACCGGGAGAAAAGGTTCGTTATATCGTGATAAAGGAAAAACATCCAGACAAATCAAAACGATATTTAGTAGAAGAAATGGCAAAACTAACTCTCAGTTCAAAATACTGTTACTATGATATAGAATATTATGCAAGATTAATGTGGGACGCATTCCAAGAAATTTGGGAGAATTTTGCTCCGGAAGGATATTTTCGATTTACCCCTGGCAAACAACTTTATTTTGATTTTATCTTTCCGTCTAACGTTAGTCGTAAAGATGATTTTTAA
- a CDS encoding prolyl oligopeptidase family serine peptidase — protein sequence MKFNRILFLIFLQFIVADCNLSQKQSTSNNNVFFEDIEIDGINRKYYLFIPETKLLEEKKIPILFLLHGRFGSGKHMLEKYDMNQIAKREGFAVVYPDGYKRSWADGRGGTPADKDNIDDVKFLESILQKVSQKFRIDTSKVFIAGHSNGGFMTQRMLIEKSTLFRAGASVTAHIAKNILKKYSPTKAVSVAFLSGTEDPLVPYEGGYVEDGEEVLGAEDSVRRWAKWNNCNLLPSKKILNEKRDQTRLETYTYGECKDQTEVKLYKLVGAGHNWPGISQQIPFINLGKSTKELNASEEIWAFFKNHLYD from the coding sequence ATGAAATTTAATCGTATACTATTTTTAATTTTTTTACAATTCATTGTGGCTGATTGTAATTTATCGCAAAAACAATCCACATCTAATAATAATGTATTTTTTGAAGATATAGAAATTGATGGGATAAATAGAAAATACTATTTATTTATTCCTGAAACAAAACTCTTAGAAGAAAAAAAAATACCGATTCTTTTTTTATTACACGGTAGATTTGGTTCAGGAAAACATATGTTAGAAAAATACGATATGAATCAAATCGCAAAACGAGAAGGTTTTGCCGTTGTATATCCCGACGGGTACAAAAGAAGTTGGGCAGACGGACGCGGAGGAACACCGGCGGATAAAGATAACATTGATGATGTAAAATTTTTAGAAAGTATTTTACAAAAAGTATCTCAAAAATTTCGGATTGATACATCCAAAGTATTTATTGCAGGCCATTCAAACGGCGGATTTATGACTCAGAGAATGCTGATTGAAAAATCTACCTTATTCAGAGCGGGTGCAAGTGTAACTGCTCATATAGCAAAAAATATTCTAAAAAAATATTCACCTACAAAAGCTGTATCCGTTGCATTTTTAAGTGGAACAGAAGATCCGTTAGTTCCTTATGAAGGCGGATATGTTGAAGACGGCGAAGAAGTATTAGGCGCCGAAGATTCAGTTAGACGATGGGCAAAATGGAATAACTGCAACCTTTTGCCTTCAAAAAAAATACTAAATGAAAAACGAGATCAAACAAGATTAGAAACCTACACCTATGGGGAATGCAAAGATCAAACAGAAGTAAAACTCTACAAACTAGTTGGGGCTGGACATAACTGGCCTGGAATCTCTCAACAAATACCTTTTATCAATCTTGGAAAATCAACAAAAGAACTGAATGCATCAGAAGAAATTTGGGCTTTTTTTAAAAATCATCTTTACGACTAA
- a CDS encoding TetR family transcriptional regulator, with translation MPKKKTTEIFDRKETEKSRKTKELIYTTAISLFQKESYDKATMRMIASKADVALGATYYHFKTKEDIVLYFYTISQDDAKLQSLEFSRTTEDFKLRLKNILTYKIEYFSKYYNFVSVLAKNAGDPNNPLSPFSKETKDIREEAIQIIRDALETSNLNLRGEVSLHLPELLWLYQMGIIYFWISDTSKGYKKTYSLIEESLELVFKLIKISKLPFLKSILGSIFKIIRFIKDV, from the coding sequence ATGCCAAAGAAAAAAACTACAGAAATTTTTGATAGAAAAGAAACTGAGAAATCCAGAAAAACAAAAGAATTAATTTATACGACTGCGATTTCTCTTTTCCAGAAAGAAAGTTATGATAAAGCTACGATGCGTATGATTGCCTCAAAAGCCGATGTTGCATTGGGAGCCACATACTACCATTTTAAAACGAAAGAAGACATTGTCCTTTATTTTTATACCATTTCTCAGGATGATGCAAAGCTTCAAAGTTTGGAATTCTCTAGAACCACGGAAGATTTTAAATTACGTCTAAAAAATATTCTTACCTATAAAATTGAATATTTCTCAAAATATTATAATTTTGTTTCTGTTCTTGCAAAAAATGCGGGTGACCCCAATAATCCGCTTTCTCCGTTTAGTAAAGAAACCAAAGATATTCGAGAAGAGGCTATTCAAATCATACGGGATGCTCTTGAAACTTCGAATTTGAATCTAAGAGGTGAGGTTTCTTTGCATTTGCCGGAGCTTCTTTGGTTGTATCAAATGGGAATCATCTATTTTTGGATATCTGATACTTCCAAGGGTTACAAAAAAACTTATTCGTTGATAGAAGAAAGTTTAGAATTAGTTTTTAAACTCATTAAAATTTCAAAACTTCCTTTTTTAAAATCTATTTTAGGTTCAATTTTTAAAATTATCCGCTTTATTAAAGACGTTTGA
- the lysS gene encoding lysine--tRNA ligase — MNEHELEQNELITQRIEKIEELKKKGINPYPIRFFPESFSKELLNNHTLIMNENETLKRMEKEKNPEADVSKVHIIHKLAGRVHSKRIMGKASFAHLKDRDGIIQLYASEKDLGDDQYHIFKTLDLGDHIGLEGYLFITKTGETSIHVTKFQLLAKCIRPLPVAKEKDGVVFDAFSDKELRYRMRYVDLVVNDHVRETFIMRSKIISEIRNFLTKDGFLEVETPMMQPIAGGAAAKPFVTHHNALDMQLYLRIAPELYLKRLIVGGMDRVFELNRNFRNEGISIKHNPEFTMMEAYMAYGDMETMLKLCERMIVHVANAIGKGLKFKYGQDNIDLTPPWNRKKYVDIIKEYSGIDFSIIKTVEEAKEKAKSVGIKTDESTSIWKIADEVFSEKVEPNLIQPIFITDFPKELSPLAKSREDDPNYVERFEPYIVGREIGNAFSELNDPFDQKARFQEQVQRREDGDEEAFMMDEDYIRALEYGMPPTGGLGIGIDRLVMLLTDSASIRDTIYFPLMRPE, encoded by the coding sequence ATGAATGAACACGAACTAGAACAGAATGAATTAATAACACAAAGAATCGAGAAAATAGAAGAATTAAAAAAGAAAGGCATAAACCCCTACCCGATTCGTTTTTTTCCCGAAAGTTTTTCCAAAGAATTACTCAATAACCATACTCTCATTATGAATGAGAATGAAACACTCAAGAGAATGGAAAAAGAAAAAAATCCAGAAGCGGATGTATCCAAAGTTCATATTATCCATAAACTTGCCGGTCGAGTTCACTCCAAACGAATTATGGGTAAAGCAAGTTTTGCCCATCTAAAAGATCGTGACGGAATAATACAATTATACGCTTCCGAGAAAGATTTAGGCGATGACCAATATCATATTTTTAAAACTCTCGATTTGGGAGATCATATCGGATTGGAAGGATATTTATTCATCACTAAAACCGGAGAAACATCTATTCATGTGACCAAATTTCAATTGCTCGCAAAATGTATACGCCCACTTCCTGTAGCCAAAGAAAAAGATGGAGTTGTGTTTGATGCATTTAGCGATAAAGAGTTACGTTATCGTATGCGCTATGTTGATTTAGTGGTAAATGATCATGTGCGAGAAACCTTCATTATGCGTAGCAAAATTATTTCTGAAATTCGCAACTTTTTAACCAAAGATGGATTTTTAGAAGTAGAAACTCCTATGATGCAACCAATTGCAGGCGGTGCTGCCGCAAAACCATTCGTTACCCACCACAATGCACTCGACATGCAACTCTATCTTAGAATCGCACCAGAGTTATATTTAAAAAGGCTGATTGTGGGTGGAATGGACAGAGTATTTGAACTCAATCGTAATTTTAGAAATGAAGGAATTTCAATTAAACACAATCCAGAATTTACCATGATGGAAGCATACATGGCGTATGGTGACATGGAAACAATGTTAAAACTCTGCGAAAGAATGATTGTCCACGTTGCCAACGCAATTGGAAAAGGTCTTAAGTTTAAATATGGTCAGGATAATATTGATTTAACTCCGCCGTGGAATCGCAAAAAATATGTAGATATCATAAAAGAATATTCTGGGATTGATTTTTCTATTATAAAAACAGTAGAAGAAGCAAAAGAAAAAGCAAAATCGGTCGGCATCAAAACAGACGAATCCACATCTATTTGGAAAATTGCTGACGAGGTATTTTCCGAAAAAGTAGAGCCTAATTTGATTCAGCCTATTTTTATCACTGACTTTCCAAAAGAACTTTCTCCTCTTGCCAAATCTAGAGAAGATGATCCAAATTATGTAGAACGTTTTGAGCCTTATATTGTCGGGCGCGAAATAGGTAATGCATTCTCTGAATTAAACGATCCATTTGATCAAAAAGCTCGATTCCAAGAACAAGTCCAAAGAAGAGAAGATGGAGACGAAGAAGCTTTTATGATGGATGAAGATTATATTCGTGCACTTGAATATGGTATGCCGCCTACCGGTGGTTTAGGAATTGGAATTGACAGGCTTGTAATGTTACTCACTGATTCTGCTTCAATTCGGGATACTATCTATTTTCCGCTCATGCGACCAGAATAG